The following are encoded in a window of Pseudomonas sp. St316 genomic DNA:
- the gspD gene encoding type II secretion system secretin GspD: protein MKGVRYPRHWRKAAPLLLLALSACNNTPPASQSPLLVDSELGIPLGSTQRSGDALLDRQRAQDLRERKPAVRHQVDLTTRAREPRSNTPARTPLGDQPVTLNFVEADIQAVARALSRSTGQQFLVDPRVKGNLTLVSEGQVPAHQAYDMLLAALRMQGFSVVDVGGVAQVVPEADAKLLGGPIYSADKPAGNGMLTRTFRLQYENAVNLIPVLRPIVSPNNPINAYPGNNTIVVTDYAENLSRVAQLIEGIDTPSAIDTDVVPVHNGIAVDIAQMVSDLLETQGGDQTQKINVIGDPRSNSIIIRAGSPERTELARNLIYKLDNAQNNPSNLHVVYLRNAQAGKLAQALRGLLTGESEGEGSDNARSVLSGMGGSTNGQGVQGSSGDGSSTTTSGSASTSGNGYAQGSTGTTSASTKNEQGTAFSAGGVTIQADATTNTLLISAPDPLYRNLREVIDLLDQRRAQVVIESLIVEVGEDDASEFGVQWQTGNLGGSGVIGGVNLGGTALNLNGKTSIDVLPQGLNLGVVNGTVDIPGIGKILDLKVLARALKSKGGTNVLSTPNLLTLDNEAASIFVGQTIPFVSGSYVTGGGGTSNNPFQTVTREEVGLKLNVRPQISEGGTVKLDIYQEVSSVDNRASSTTGIVTNKRAIDTSILLDDGQIMVLGGLLQDGYSQSNDAVPWLSTIPGIGALFRNERRQITKTNLMVFLRPYIIRDTAAGRGITLNRYDFMRRAQGLLQPERSWALPDMQAPQLPASARAIPGAAPVSLQTPRAAIKAVPVEGGTR from the coding sequence ATGAAAGGGGTCAGATACCCACGTCATTGGCGCAAGGCTGCACCGCTGTTGTTGCTCGCGTTGAGTGCGTGCAACAACACGCCACCCGCGTCGCAGTCACCCTTGCTGGTGGACAGTGAGTTGGGCATTCCGTTGGGCAGTACCCAACGCAGCGGCGATGCATTGCTCGATCGCCAGCGGGCCCAGGACCTGCGTGAACGCAAGCCAGCGGTGCGGCATCAGGTCGACCTCACCACCCGTGCCCGTGAGCCGCGTAGCAATACGCCAGCGCGCACGCCCCTGGGGGATCAGCCGGTGACGCTGAATTTCGTCGAGGCGGATATCCAGGCGGTGGCGCGGGCCTTGTCCCGTTCCACCGGCCAACAGTTTCTGGTGGACCCGCGGGTCAAGGGCAACCTGACGCTGGTTTCCGAAGGCCAGGTCCCGGCCCACCAGGCCTACGACATGCTGCTGGCCGCGCTGCGCATGCAAGGCTTCAGCGTGGTGGACGTCGGCGGCGTCGCCCAGGTGGTGCCGGAGGCCGATGCCAAGCTGCTGGGCGGGCCGATCTACAGCGCCGACAAACCGGCCGGCAACGGCATGCTCACCCGCACCTTTCGCCTGCAATACGAAAACGCCGTGAACCTGATCCCGGTGCTGCGACCGATCGTGTCGCCGAACAACCCGATCAATGCCTACCCGGGCAACAACACCATTGTCGTCACCGATTACGCCGAGAACCTGTCGCGGGTCGCGCAACTCATCGAAGGCATCGACACCCCAAGCGCCATCGACACCGACGTGGTGCCGGTCCACAACGGCATCGCCGTCGATATCGCGCAAATGGTCTCTGACTTGCTGGAAACCCAGGGCGGCGACCAGACCCAGAAGATCAACGTGATCGGCGACCCGCGCTCCAATTCCATCATCATCCGCGCGGGCAGCCCCGAGCGCACCGAGCTGGCGCGCAACCTGATCTACAAGCTCGACAACGCCCAGAACAATCCGAGCAACCTGCATGTGGTGTACCTGCGCAACGCCCAGGCCGGCAAACTGGCCCAGGCCCTGCGTGGTTTGCTCACCGGGGAAAGCGAAGGCGAGGGCAGCGACAACGCGCGCTCGGTGCTCAGTGGCATGGGTGGCAGCACCAACGGCCAGGGTGTGCAGGGCAGCAGTGGCGATGGCTCCAGCACCACCACCAGCGGCAGTGCGTCGACCAGTGGCAACGGCTACGCCCAAGGCAGCACCGGCACGACTTCCGCTTCGACGAAAAACGAACAGGGCACTGCCTTCAGCGCTGGCGGCGTGACCATCCAGGCCGATGCCACCACCAACACCTTGCTGATCTCCGCGCCGGACCCGTTGTACCGCAACTTGCGGGAAGTCATCGACCTGCTGGACCAGCGTCGCGCCCAAGTGGTGATCGAAAGCCTGATCGTCGAGGTCGGCGAGGACGACGCCAGTGAGTTCGGCGTGCAATGGCAGACTGGCAACCTCGGTGGCAGCGGCGTGATCGGCGGGGTCAATCTCGGCGGCACGGCGCTCAACCTCAATGGCAAGACCAGCATCGATGTGCTGCCCCAGGGCCTGAACCTGGGAGTGGTCAACGGCACCGTGGACATTCCCGGCATCGGCAAGATCCTCGACCTCAAGGTCCTGGCCCGGGCCTTGAAAAGCAAGGGCGGCACCAATGTGCTGTCGACGCCGAACCTGCTGACCCTGGACAACGAAGCGGCGAGCATTTTCGTCGGCCAGACCATTCCCTTCGTCAGTGGCAGCTATGTCACCGGCGGGGGCGGCACCAGCAATAACCCGTTCCAGACCGTCACCCGCGAGGAGGTGGGTTTGAAGCTCAATGTCCGGCCGCAGATTTCCGAAGGCGGGACGGTCAAGCTCGATATCTATCAGGAGGTCAGCAGCGTCGATAATCGCGCCTCAAGCACCACGGGCATCGTCACCAACAAGCGCGCCATCGACACCAGTATCCTGCTCGATGACGGTCAGATCATGGTCCTGGGCGGGCTGCTGCAGGATGGCTACAGCCAGAGCAACGACGCAGTGCCGTGGCTGTCGACGATCCCCGGGATTGGCGCGCTGTTTCGCAACGAACGGCGGCAGATTACCAAGACCAACCTGATGGTGTTTCTGCGGCCCTATATCATCCGCGACACGGCGGCGGGACGCGGCATCACCCTCAACCGCTACGACTTCATGCGCCGCGCCCAGGGCCTGCTGCAACCGGAACGCAGTTGGGCCCTGCCGGACATGCAAGCCCCGCAACTGCCGGCCTCGGCCCGGGCGATCCCGGGGGCGGCGCCGGTGAGCTTGCAGACACCCAGGGCGGCGATCAAGGCCGTGCCGGTCGAAGGAGGCACTCGCTGA
- the gspK gene encoding type II secretion system minor pseudopilin GspK has translation MQTDSPFAAKQRGMAVISALLIAAVVAVIAGGMLTRQTLFTRGLEAEQLRVQGTARLQGGLQLSRQLLWDARQRDPLTRLGQPWAKPIVMPGSGQIDTPFEGQLDDEQGKFNLRNLVANERVDAEQVRAFERLCDQLGVAATVRARIVERVVEAYPRLLNPPRADQALKGNTFDSGRETSPQADNTPQAPTRPMLRTLQDLRSVKGVNVRLLETLAPYVTILPTNTWLNGNTASAPVLAAYVPGLPLQRAEALVRERDGGHWFINRGDFVNRLRMPELDIASVKVGITSDWFRLRGQARSGQRRVELEALLQRTQDRLPQVIWSRVGV, from the coding sequence ATGCAGACGGACTCGCCCTTCGCGGCGAAGCAGCGCGGCATGGCGGTGATCAGTGCCTTGCTGATCGCTGCCGTGGTGGCGGTCATCGCCGGCGGCATGCTGACCCGCCAGACGCTGTTCACCCGCGGCCTGGAGGCCGAGCAGTTGCGCGTCCAGGGCACGGCGCGGTTGCAGGGTGGCCTGCAACTGAGTCGCCAGTTGCTCTGGGACGCCCGCCAGCGTGATCCGCTGACGCGCCTTGGCCAACCCTGGGCCAAACCCATCGTGATGCCGGGTTCGGGCCAGATCGACACGCCGTTCGAAGGCCAGTTGGACGATGAGCAAGGCAAGTTCAACCTGCGCAACCTCGTTGCCAATGAGCGTGTGGATGCAGAACAAGTACGCGCCTTCGAGCGCCTGTGCGACCAGCTTGGCGTGGCCGCGACGGTCCGTGCGCGCATCGTCGAAAGGGTCGTCGAGGCTTATCCGCGCCTGTTGAATCCGCCGCGGGCGGACCAGGCGCTAAAGGGCAATACCTTCGACAGCGGCCGCGAAACGTCGCCACAGGCCGACAACACGCCGCAGGCGCCGACGCGCCCGATGCTGCGCACCTTGCAAGACCTGCGCAGCGTCAAGGGCGTCAATGTGCGGTTGCTGGAAACACTGGCGCCTTACGTAACGATCCTGCCGACCAACACCTGGCTCAATGGCAACACCGCCAGCGCTCCGGTGCTGGCCGCCTATGTGCCGGGGCTGCCGCTGCAACGGGCCGAGGCCCTGGTCAGGGAACGCGACGGCGGCCACTGGTTTATCAATCGTGGGGATTTCGTCAATCGCCTGCGCATGCCGGAGCTGGACATCGCCAGCGTCAAGGTCGGCATCACCAGCGACTGGTTTCGCCTGCGAGGCCAGGCACGCAGTGGACAACGGCGAGTCGAACTGGAGGCGTTGCTGCAACGCACCCAGGACCGCTTGCCTCAGGTGATCTGGTCAAGGGTGGGCGTATGA
- the gspG gene encoding type II secretion system major pseudopilin GspG produces the protein MQIARYKARSPGPRGQSGFTLIEIMVVVVILGILAAMVVPKVLDRPDQARATAAKQDIGGLMQALKLYRLDHGSYPSMNQGLKVLVEKPADAKNSTWRSYLERLPNDPWGRPYNYLNPGANGEVDIFSLGADGQPDGDGVNADIGSWQL, from the coding sequence ATGCAGATCGCCCGTTACAAAGCCCGTTCCCCAGGCCCTCGCGGGCAGTCGGGTTTCACCCTGATCGAAATCATGGTCGTGGTGGTGATCCTCGGCATCCTGGCGGCGATGGTGGTGCCCAAGGTCCTTGATCGTCCAGACCAGGCGCGGGCAACGGCGGCGAAACAGGACATTGGCGGCCTGATGCAAGCCTTGAAGCTGTATCGCCTGGACCACGGCAGTTATCCGAGCATGAACCAGGGCCTCAAGGTGCTGGTGGAGAAGCCGGCCGATGCGAAAAACAGCACCTGGCGCTCTTATCTGGAGCGCCTGCCCAACGATCCATGGGGCCGCCCCTACAACTACCTCAACCCGGGTGCCAACGGCGAAGTCGATATCTTTTCCCTGGGGGCCGACGGTCAGCCTGACGGCGACGGCGTGAATGCCGACATTGGCTCCTGGCAGTTGTAA
- a CDS encoding substrate-binding domain-containing protein — protein sequence MFKRNVLAVSLTLAGLCAAQAAMADVNGGGATLPQPLYQTSGVLTAGFAPYIGVGSGAGKAAFLNNDYTKFVAGNTSKNVHWAGSDSKLSQAELDGYVTNHGAAWGPLIQVPSVATSVAIPFNKTGTANVDLSVNQLCGVFSGRLTDWSQITGSGRTGAITVVYRAESSGTTELFTRFLNAKCAETGAFAITTNFASSYSNGLPAGAVAATGSQAVMTAVNAAQGRITYMSPDYAATTLAGLDDATKVARVAGVSPAPANVSAAIAAVAVPAAASRANPNAWVPVFAATTNANDPSVVAYPTTGYPILGFTNLIFSQCYANAAQTTQVRDFFTRHFNATAASSNDAAITANRFVPLPAAWKQAVRSSFLTTTNAQSIGNTNVCNGIGRPL from the coding sequence ATGTTTAAGCGCAACGTTCTCGCGGTATCCCTGACCCTCGCCGGCCTCTGCGCCGCTCAGGCCGCCATGGCTGATGTCAACGGTGGTGGCGCTACCTTGCCTCAGCCGCTGTACCAGACTTCCGGCGTTTTGACCGCCGGTTTCGCCCCCTACATCGGCGTGGGCAGCGGTGCAGGCAAGGCTGCTTTCCTGAACAACGACTACACCAAGTTCGTGGCTGGCAACACCAGCAAGAACGTGCACTGGGCTGGCAGCGATTCGAAGCTCAGTCAGGCTGAACTGGACGGCTACGTGACCAATCATGGTGCTGCATGGGGTCCACTGATCCAGGTGCCTTCGGTGGCCACTTCGGTTGCCATTCCGTTCAACAAGACTGGTACTGCCAACGTTGACTTGAGCGTCAACCAGTTGTGCGGCGTGTTCTCCGGCCGTCTGACCGACTGGAGCCAGATCACCGGTTCCGGCCGTACTGGCGCCATCACCGTGGTCTATCGCGCTGAAAGCAGTGGCACCACCGAGCTGTTCACCCGTTTCCTGAACGCCAAGTGCGCTGAAACCGGTGCTTTCGCCATCACCACCAACTTCGCCTCCAGCTACAGCAACGGCTTGCCTGCCGGCGCTGTAGCCGCCACTGGCAGCCAGGCTGTGATGACTGCTGTGAACGCTGCCCAAGGTCGCATCACCTACATGAGCCCGGATTACGCCGCCACCACCCTGGCCGGCCTGGACGACGCCACCAAGGTCGCTCGCGTTGCCGGTGTTTCCCCAGCCCCGGCCAACGTGTCGGCCGCAATCGCAGCCGTCGCCGTGCCTGCTGCCGCCAGCCGCGCCAACCCTAACGCCTGGGTGCCGGTGTTTGCCGCAACTACCAACGCTAACGACCCAAGCGTCGTGGCTTACCCAACCACCGGCTATCCGATCCTGGGTTTCACCAACCTGATCTTCAGCCAATGCTACGCCAACGCTGCCCAGACCACCCAGGTGCGTGATTTCTTCACCCGTCACTTCAACGCCACGGCCGCTAGCAGCAACGATGCCGCTATCACCGCCAACCGCTTTGTGCCTCTGCCGGCTGCCTGGAAGCAAGCTGTGCGTAGCAGCTTCCTGACCACTACCAACGCTCAAAGCATCGGCAATACCAACGTGTGCAACGGCATTGGTCGTCCGCTGTAA
- the gspE gene encoding type II secretion system ATPase GspE, giving the protein MNTLPYAWAKAQRLVLRQSDEGTVLMVCPSTPGWSISEVRRQFGDVRLERVRDEELDGLLNTAYADTGSAAAVVGAAENEVDLDRLMQDIPEITDLLDTQDGAPVIRMINALLTQAARDEASDIHIEPYESHSMVRYRVDGTLRDVVSPRKALHGALVSRIKIMAQLDIAEKRLPQDGRIALRVAGRPIDIRVSTVPTGHGERVVMRLLDKQAGRLQLETLGMDPDVLGKLDHLIRQPHGIVLVTGPTGSGKTTSLYAALARLDASVHNILTVEDPVEYDLPGISQIQVNAKIDITFALALRAILRQDPDIIMIGEIRDLETAQIAVQASLTGHLVLATLHTNDAVSAINRLIDMGVEPFLLASSMLGVLAQRLVRRLCPQCKQPDPATPGTWRPEGCPSCNQTGYSGRTGIHELFCIDDDIRTLIHQGAGEQALRAAARQAGMFSMREDGERWVRSGTTAPEEILRVTRDA; this is encoded by the coding sequence ATGAACACCCTCCCATACGCCTGGGCCAAGGCCCAACGCCTGGTGTTGCGTCAGTCCGACGAGGGAACGGTGCTGATGGTGTGCCCGTCCACGCCGGGCTGGTCCATCAGTGAAGTGCGCCGTCAGTTCGGCGACGTGCGGCTGGAGCGGGTGCGCGACGAGGAGCTCGACGGCTTGCTCAACACCGCCTACGCCGACACCGGCAGCGCCGCCGCCGTGGTAGGCGCGGCGGAAAACGAGGTGGACCTCGACCGGCTGATGCAGGACATCCCCGAAATCACCGACCTGCTGGACACCCAGGACGGCGCGCCGGTGATTCGCATGATCAATGCCTTGCTGACCCAGGCCGCGCGGGACGAGGCCAGCGACATCCACATCGAACCCTACGAGAGCCATTCGATGGTGCGCTATCGGGTCGACGGCACCCTGCGCGACGTGGTTTCGCCGCGCAAGGCCCTGCACGGCGCGCTGGTGTCGCGGATCAAGATCATGGCCCAGCTCGACATCGCCGAAAAACGCCTGCCCCAGGACGGGCGCATTGCCTTGCGCGTGGCCGGTCGACCGATCGATATCCGCGTCTCCACGGTGCCCACCGGCCATGGCGAACGGGTGGTGATGCGCCTGTTGGACAAACAGGCCGGGCGCCTGCAATTGGAAACCCTGGGCATGGATCCGGACGTGCTGGGCAAGCTCGATCACCTGATCCGCCAGCCCCACGGCATCGTCCTGGTCACCGGCCCCACCGGCAGCGGCAAGACCACTAGCCTCTACGCCGCCTTGGCCCGGCTGGACGCCAGCGTCCACAACATCCTCACGGTGGAAGACCCGGTGGAATACGACCTGCCGGGCATCAGCCAGATCCAGGTCAACGCCAAGATCGACATAACCTTCGCCTTGGCGTTGCGGGCGATCCTGCGCCAGGACCCGGACATCATCATGATCGGTGAAATCCGCGACCTGGAGACCGCACAAATTGCCGTGCAAGCATCCCTCACCGGTCACCTGGTCCTGGCGACCCTGCACACCAACGATGCGGTGTCGGCCATCAACCGCTTGATCGACATGGGCGTCGAGCCGTTCCTGCTGGCCTCGTCGATGCTCGGGGTGTTGGCCCAGCGACTGGTGCGTCGGTTGTGCCCGCAGTGCAAACAGCCGGATCCGGCCACGCCCGGCACCTGGCGCCCGGAGGGCTGCCCGAGCTGTAACCAGACCGGCTACAGCGGGCGCACCGGTATTCATGAGTTGTTCTGCATCGACGATGACATCCGCACGCTGATTCACCAGGGGGCTGGGGAGCAGGCCTTGCGCGCCGCTGCCCGCCAAGCCGGGATGTTCAGCATGCGCGAGGACGGCGAACGCTGGGTCCGCAGTGGCACCACGGCGCCTGAAGAAATCCTGCGCGTGACACGGGACGCCTGA
- the gspF gene encoding type II secretion system inner membrane protein GspF, producing the protein MNRYRFEAADAQGKIESGHLEADSQGAAFNLLRSRGLTALQVQLERNTTQANGGGLFSPKLSDNDLAWATRQLASLLGASLPLEAALSATVEQAEKKHIAQTLSAVRADVRSGMRLAEALAARPRDFPEIYRALIAAGEESGDLAQVMERLADYIEERNNLRGKILTAFIYPGVVGLVSIAIVIFLLSYVVPQVVSAFSQARQDLPALTVAMLTASDFIRAWGWLCFGVLAGGFWSWRMYLRKPAARLSWHARVLRLPLIGRFVLGLNTARFASTLAILGGAGVPLLRALEAARQTLSNDRLSLSVSDATAKVREGVNLAAALRVEKVFPPVLIHLIASGEKTGCLPPMLERAAQTLSRDIERRAMGMTALLEPLMIVVMGGVVLVIVMAVLLPIIEINQLVQ; encoded by the coding sequence ATGAATCGCTACCGTTTCGAGGCCGCCGACGCCCAGGGCAAGATCGAATCCGGACACTTGGAAGCCGATAGCCAGGGGGCGGCCTTCAACCTGTTGCGCAGTCGCGGATTGACCGCGCTGCAGGTGCAGTTGGAGCGCAACACGACGCAGGCCAATGGCGGTGGGCTATTCAGCCCTAAACTTTCGGACAACGACCTGGCCTGGGCCACCCGGCAACTGGCGAGCCTGCTAGGCGCGAGCCTGCCATTGGAGGCGGCGTTGAGCGCCACGGTGGAGCAGGCCGAGAAGAAGCACATCGCCCAGACCCTCAGCGCGGTGCGGGCCGATGTGCGCAGCGGCATGCGTTTGGCCGAAGCCCTGGCGGCGCGGCCTCGGGATTTTCCGGAGATCTATCGGGCGTTGATCGCCGCTGGCGAGGAGTCCGGCGATCTGGCCCAGGTCATGGAGCGCCTGGCCGATTACATCGAGGAGCGCAACAACCTGCGCGGCAAGATCCTCACGGCGTTCATCTATCCCGGCGTGGTCGGGCTGGTGTCGATTGCCATCGTGATTTTCCTCCTCAGCTATGTGGTGCCGCAGGTGGTCAGCGCGTTCTCCCAGGCCCGGCAAGACCTACCCGCGCTGACCGTGGCGATGCTCACCGCCAGTGATTTCATTCGTGCCTGGGGCTGGTTGTGTTTTGGCGTGCTGGCCGGTGGCTTCTGGAGTTGGCGCATGTACTTGCGCAAACCGGCGGCGCGGTTGAGTTGGCACGCGCGGGTGCTGCGCCTGCCGCTGATCGGGCGTTTTGTTCTGGGCCTCAACACCGCGCGGTTTGCCTCGACCCTGGCAATTCTCGGTGGCGCCGGGGTGCCATTGCTGCGGGCCCTGGAGGCGGCCCGCCAGACCCTGTCCAACGACCGCCTGAGCCTGAGTGTCAGCGATGCCACCGCCAAGGTTCGCGAAGGGGTCAACCTGGCGGCGGCGCTACGGGTGGAAAAAGTCTTCCCGCCGGTGCTCATCCACCTGATCGCCAGCGGCGAGAAAACCGGTTGCCTGCCACCGATGCTCGAACGCGCCGCGCAAACCCTGTCCCGGGACATCGAGCGCCGCGCCATGGGCATGACCGCGTTGCTGGAGCCGCTGATGATCGTGGTCATGGGCGGCGTGGTGCTGGTGATCGTCATGGCCGTGTTGTTGCCGATTATCGAGATCAACCAGTTGGTCCAGTAA
- the gspI gene encoding type II secretion system minor pseudopilin GspI — translation MSRPAPQAGFTLIEVLVALAIIAVAMSAAVRVAAVMTQSNGLLRDKSIALLAARSQLAQLRLEGRFAQGSKVFECDQGRLLLRCEQTLRPAENGRMLRVELTVSDRSHEAPPLARLETLVAREKP, via the coding sequence ATGTCACGCCCTGCGCCACAAGCCGGCTTCACCCTGATCGAAGTGTTGGTGGCCCTGGCGATCATCGCCGTGGCCATGTCGGCCGCTGTGCGCGTGGCTGCCGTGATGACACAGAGCAACGGCCTGCTGCGCGACAAATCCATCGCCCTGCTGGCCGCCCGGAGTCAACTCGCGCAGTTGCGCCTGGAAGGACGATTTGCCCAGGGCTCGAAAGTATTCGAGTGCGACCAGGGGCGCTTGCTGTTGCGTTGCGAACAGACCCTGCGCCCGGCGGAAAATGGCCGGATGTTGCGGGTTGAACTGACCGTGTCCGACCGCAGCCACGAAGCACCGCCGCTGGCGCGCCTGGAGACGTTGGTTGCTCGGGAAAAACCCTGA
- the gspL gene encoding type II secretion system protein GspL, whose product MTRLRIALAPLGSLDLDSEVAFAWLDRQGQVREQGRGSLRALGQGDKTISVECFLHPRDSLLTRLELPLLPAAKITAAVTCAAQALMLGASEHMQVAHGPRDVDGQVQIAWLDRESLATLGRLVHQAGMKLRGLYPAAYVLPVLSGPVACIEDDHLLVRHGLQHAVVQPLQEEALDEWLLETGPGLHWVGDAPPQSSINALAQTQRWMGPAPGWGLHAGLSRNAVERGGWGRAATISAIALAVWVIGLNLYAAREAAQGQRLKAQMSQRVKQAFPELPVILNPLQQARQQIAARQSGAATDPAQRFASLVQQAGSAMPFMSGNVQALVFERGELRLSVAAEAQKITAEEDWKIPLVQAGIDVAAIDQGWTLRVAPAGQGSQDTPDETPDADDE is encoded by the coding sequence ATGACGCGCTTGCGCATCGCCCTGGCGCCGCTGGGCAGCCTGGATCTCGACAGCGAGGTGGCATTTGCCTGGCTGGATCGCCAGGGCCAGGTCCGCGAACAAGGTCGCGGCAGCCTGCGAGCGTTGGGCCAAGGCGATAAGACGATTTCGGTGGAATGCTTCCTTCATCCCCGCGACAGTTTGCTGACCCGCCTGGAGCTGCCGCTGTTGCCAGCGGCCAAAATCACCGCAGCGGTGACGTGCGCGGCCCAGGCCCTGATGCTCGGTGCCAGCGAGCACATGCAGGTGGCGCATGGCCCGCGTGACGTGGACGGGCAGGTGCAGATCGCCTGGCTAGACCGTGAGTCGCTCGCCACGCTTGGCCGGCTTGTGCACCAGGCTGGCATGAAACTGCGCGGCCTCTATCCAGCCGCCTATGTCTTGCCAGTGCTGTCGGGGCCGGTGGCCTGCATCGAAGACGACCATCTGCTGGTGCGCCATGGCCTGCAGCACGCCGTGGTGCAACCATTGCAGGAGGAGGCGCTAGACGAGTGGCTGCTGGAAACGGGGCCCGGGTTGCACTGGGTGGGCGACGCGCCGCCGCAATCTTCGATCAATGCCTTGGCCCAAACCCAACGCTGGATGGGCCCTGCGCCAGGCTGGGGGCTGCATGCCGGCCTTTCACGCAACGCCGTCGAGCGCGGTGGTTGGGGCCGGGCGGCGACGATCAGCGCGATAGCGCTGGCGGTGTGGGTAATTGGGCTGAACCTCTACGCCGCCCGTGAAGCGGCCCAGGGCCAGCGCCTCAAGGCGCAGATGAGCCAGCGGGTGAAGCAGGCGTTTCCCGAGTTGCCGGTGATTCTCAACCCGCTGCAACAGGCGCGTCAGCAAATCGCTGCGCGCCAGAGCGGTGCGGCGACCGACCCGGCCCAACGCTTTGCCAGCCTGGTACAACAGGCGGGCAGTGCCATGCCGTTCATGAGCGGCAATGTCCAGGCGCTGGTGTTCGAGCGCGGTGAGTTGCGCCTGAGTGTCGCGGCCGAGGCACAGAAAATCACCGCCGAAGAGGATTGGAAAATCCCCCTGGTCCAGGCCGGCATCGACGTCGCCGCCATCGATCAGGGCTGGACCCTGCGTGTGGCACCGGCCGGCCAGGGCAGCCAGGACACCCCCGACGAAACCCCGGACGCCGATGATGAATAA
- the gspM gene encoding type II secretion system protein GspM — MNKHSLALAWGRWATYRTRLRTFWRGLAVREQAAVALASLVLGGCLAWLALIQPPLKTIAYWQAETPKLRSQTEALEVLLRDVAGPVPDQPLEAALRQSLDASGLSQHYQLQTPDAEHPKALQLTFDKAPAEAVINWLLGNPRQFSLEVIEARLQRTALANPDNHDNDSNHDNTAGTLSGTVRMDQAQGAKEAS; from the coding sequence ATGAATAAGCATTCGTTGGCACTGGCGTGGGGGCGCTGGGCAACCTATCGCACCCGTTTGCGCACGTTCTGGCGGGGGCTGGCGGTGCGCGAGCAAGCCGCCGTGGCCCTGGCTTCGCTGGTGTTGGGCGGCTGCCTGGCCTGGCTCGCACTGATCCAGCCACCGCTCAAGACCATCGCCTACTGGCAAGCCGAAACCCCGAAGCTGCGTTCACAGACCGAAGCCCTCGAAGTGCTGTTGCGTGACGTCGCTGGACCTGTACCCGACCAGCCCCTTGAAGCCGCCTTGCGCCAGAGCCTCGACGCCAGCGGCTTGAGCCAGCACTACCAACTGCAAACACCTGACGCCGAGCATCCCAAGGCCTTGCAGCTCACGTTCGACAAGGCTCCGGCCGAGGCGGTGATCAACTGGCTATTGGGCAACCCACGGCAATTCTCCCTGGAAGTGATCGAGGCCCGTTTGCAGCGCACCGCCCTTGCCAATCCCGACAACCACGACAACGACAGCAACCACGACAACACCGCCGGCACACTGTCCGGAACCGTTCGCATGGATCAGGCGCAAGGCGCTAAGGAAGCTTCATGA